The Purpureocillium takamizusanense chromosome 11, complete sequence region GTTGAACCCGAACAGAACGTATTGCGTATAGATGTGCCTGCCGGTAACACGAAGCACCGTTTACGGCATTGGTCGTTAACAGCCACTTCGAAAACGAAACAACCGCAGGTGTAGGGTAGCCAAGATTATATAAGCCGGCGTGGTGGGGAAACGCCTCGACAGGCCGCGGTGGGACCCCGATCTATCGTCCCAAGCCCTGTGCGGCGCGACGCGGATGGCACCGAACGAAAGCGAGACCCCGGCCCCGATGACATCCCGACGCCACGGCTGTCAAAGACATCGCGTCAACTCCAACGTcgaacccccctccccacggGGCCTGCGGCGTCGTGTGAGCCGTGCCACCGTCGGAGCAGTTCGCGAcacccgccgcggcggataATCCGCATCATGCCGCCCCCGAAGCCCAACaaggcggccgctgcgccgggGAACGGCAACATCCTCAGCTTCTTCAGGCCCGTCTCGctgtcgcagcagcagcaaccccCGCCGCAGacaccgccgcgggcgtcctcctcctcgcacCTCCCGGCGCTGTCGTCCCCGTCTCCGCTCCCGTCACCCTCCCCGCTCGGCGTCAGGAGCCGAagcgccacgacgacgcccgccgcgcgacggcggctgcagcgtAAGGAGATTGCGGCATCCGACGACGGGAGCGAGTACGgggcgtcctcctcggacGACTCGCTGGAGGACCTGTCTGTGCTGCTTGGCGGCACCGCTCGGCGGGCCACGCCGATGCAGCAGAGGACGGGCCAGGATCCCTTCGCGACGCCTAGGGCCAAGAGGACGGCCGTGGAGTTTCACTCGAGCCCGCTTGCCATCATACCAAAGCACAAGTTCGACATCAAGGCACTGGCCAAGGACGCGCGCAAGGACAGTGCCACTATGGCGAGCTCGCTCGCGAGCAAAATGGCCGTCGAGGAGTCAAGGCAACGAGCtgcgagggaggcggcggcggccaaggcggagcCGTCggaggatgtcgtcgccggcgtcgtcgcggaagagggcggccacgacgcgcACAAAGTCCTGCGGGCTGTGCAGCGGTCGGACCCCGGCCAGGCTCAGCTGCGGTACTGCTTCTTCGACCaggagcccgccgcgccgtcgcccaggccggTGCCCCGTGAGGGCAAGAAGGGACCCTGGCGGCTGTTGACACAGGGCAGCATCAAGGTCCGCGAGCAGCATCTCGTGTCCGGCGTGCCGCAGATGGTTGTGCGTAAGCTCAACGACCTGCCGGACGCCCTTTTCCAATGGCTCCTGGACGACATGTGCACCCAACAGTCTGTAATTATCCGACAGGAATGCCTCCACATGATATCGGACTGTCGCGAGCAGATTGAGCGGCTGCTCACGCCGGAGCGGTTGCAGCATCTGTTTATTCGGCTGGGCGCGGCCGAAGACATCACCAGCGAGGACGCCGAGTTTCCAGTGTCCAACCCGGCCAACGAACCATATCAGGACCGCGACTGGTCGTGTCTGAAGACGTTTCTTCAACTACTGTGGGGCGTAGCCACTCACCTATCCGTCCCGGCTGTCCAATATGCAGCCAAGACGCTGCTGCGAATGTCCATGGACAGGCTCCTGATTTGCAGCATCGACTTGTTGGATGCGTACCAGTGCGCGGTCCAGGCTCTTGTCAATGCCATCCCAAGATCGTCGTGGGATTCCTTCGTACGTGCTCTTaacccccccgcccccaccGGCCCAACCTCGTGCAACGCTGACTGGTACAGTGCTCGGAAGCAAGCTCGGTCCTATCCGCCGGCATCAAGGCCCAGAGCATACGGGCGGACTCGCTTCTGTGCCTACCCATCAGCGATCGCAGGACGCACGACTTGAGGAGGCGGCTAGCAGTCGCGTTCCTCTTCCAAGACGAGACCCTCGGCCGGCACAGCGCCGAGGATGTCGTCACCCTCCGGACCATGATCgatctcgtcggcgggcccgACTTTGCCATCACCCCCAAGACCGACTTtgccgagctcaaggccaaaATCGTCCTCCTGGAtgtggccgtcgacgacgggtccGTCGGCACCTGGGATGACCGCGAGGACGAAAAGAGgttcaacgacgacgtcgacgagctggctgcCAAGCTGCGGGAGATTTGGCGCAAGATCAACGACTCGGGCATGAAGCTGGCGCGCACCGAGACCAagagcgtcgtcgagtgggtgcagcagcggctgctgaCCACAGTCCGCACCAAGAgaaaggccaagaagagcgTCTTCGACCTGCCGGGCGAGTCTGACGCCGCGGAcctgccgcggcagcaggacTACATGAAGAAGTTTCTACAGAGATAGGGCGAGCTCCCTGTGCGAGGGCGGATGCATTACCTTTGCGGATTGATCTAGAGTAGCGGCCGATACCCATATCATTCTCACGAACACAttggcgacggacgacgacggacgggcgggcgggcgcaatTGGGGCTCGGCGTTTGAGGCTGGTAAAAGGTCATGTTTTATGGTACAGCATCTAGCGTAGTAGGTACGGGTGGCGCGATTCGAATAGAAACATTGCAAGGGTCCTGTGGATGCATACAACGCACACGCGCAGCCTCGTCTGGTGCCCCTCCTCTTCGCGTCTCCCACGGAGCAGTCTCAACACTTGGCCATGCCCCATGCGACGACATGTCTAGTCGAAGAACTTGCGGTTCGGGTTCTTTCCAAACAGCGACTGGCGCACCGCGGGGGCGGCCGagtccttgagcagctccagccGCGTCTCGAACGTGTTGTCAATGTCAATCTTGCCATTGCCGCcaatgatgacgacgcctccgGCCCTGTGTAAGCGATTGTGTGTCAGCATGTCTgtcagcggcgcggcgcggcgcgccaccTCGGGGATGGAGAGGGGAGCGGCTGGAAGACGTCACGTACGAGCCTTCGGGTAGGGGATGCGCCTCGTGgatggcgccctcgacatccttgcccgtctccttCTTGTACTCCTGGGCCGCCTGCTCGGATGCCTTCTTGACCACGTCGTAGTCCTTCTtgcgggcgcgcagctccagcttggGCTCGTTCATGGCGTAGAAGCCCTCGAGGATGAGGCCCTTGAGAACCTTTTGGTacttggccttgtccttggcgccgtcggcgagctgcttctcggcggcctcgaaTATgttgtcgagcagctcctggcGGGCGCCGAGCACCTTGAGCCGCGTCTTGTTGGCGACGGTGGAGCGCGTGATTTGCTGCGACATGGTGGCCTGCTTGAACTTCTTCTCGTACTGCGAGTCGATGGCGTCCGTCTCCTGGCGCACGAGCTTCGACTTTTCAATCTCAAACTCCTCGTTGGCCTTGATCTCGATCTCGCGGGCCTTTTCCATGGCCTCCTGCTTGATGAAGGCCGTCATCTTGCGGAGCTCATTGTCGACCTATGGTGAGCGTCGAACCCCGACGGGCTGCGTTAGCGGTGTGTTATGCGCGCGGGTCAAGGCTGCgaaagcagcagcgccgagatTGGAACCCGGCGCGGAtgcatcgcggcggcggccatcattATCGGACGTCGTGCGCCAGACGTACCTGTTGGTCGGACAATGCGTGTTGCGACATGGCTGCGGAGTTAGGGGGCGGACCGGTGCGGCTACAGGCAGGGGAGAATGATGGGCgacaggcgggcgggatCCCGATCACGGGCCGAGGATagctgcggcgtcgtcgtcgtcgtcgtcgtcgtcgagggggagggatgtCGTTGCTGGGAATGGACGGACGGAGATGgagtgtcgtcgtcgcgggagGAGCTGTGACGCTTTAGGGTGTCAGTTCAAGAGGCGGGAGCTGTCGTCGGTGGCCGTGCCCAGTGGCTGTGGGCGCGAATTGGAACCCGAAAGCCCCAACCATTGACGGGACCCGACTCTCCCACCAGCCACAGCGCCCCCGGCTCAGGTGATGCCCCCGCTAAAGGGACGGTGCTCACAGGACGCTCCGGCGGCTGGGATGACGTTGCGGCCCTCcccaggtacgaagtaccttgCGTCATCATGTGACCACCTGCGAGCACCAGCCACAATGGAACAGACATGGACGTGCCCGAGGGCAAGCAcaggggctgctgcggcacaGACGCGGGCCTGGTTCGGCGAGTCTCAGGGCTACGGTAGCACCCAGGTAGTGACGCTGACCCTGTCAGGTGGTCTCCTGGCATGGAAGCCAGGGACAGGCGAGCCGGCGCATGAGCTACGCCAAGCAAGCACCCCATCCCGCTCCTGCACGGCTCCGGCTTTCATTCAACCCACCGTCACGACATCGTCAATTGCGATAGCTTACCTCGCGAGCTCCCGCTTCCCAATACGCAGCCACCTTTCGACCCTTTGTTGCGCGGGTGCCGGCGCCCTTCATTATTCGATTATCCGCCCGCCTCTCGGACCATCGTGTGTGACGGGCAGCCACCGCCTGCTCCCTCACCACCCAACAGGCCCTGGGCTTGACCGACAGacgcctgctcctcctccagccatcgtcgagcctcgcgccccgaccgaccgacgtgCCCGCGTGctcctcgcccccggcgTCCACCGACTGCAAGGTGGCGCCcccgacctcgacgcgccCACCAAGCTTCCGCTCCGCTCCTCATGCCTGGCCCCAGCGACCCTTCGCCCTTGTCCTTTGCCAGATGACCGTCgatctggccgccgcgcgatgGGACCATTCAGCGGCATCTCCCCCGGCGGGAGCATAGCTGTAAGCCGCACCCCTCCTTACTTCACCTGGCTGGAGGCCCGAGaaagagagacagagagacgGGGAGAGTACTGATGCATTGCGCGCCACTGCACAGCTGGGAATCATCGTCGGCCTGATATCGACGAGCGTCCAGAGCCTCGGCCTGACGCTCCAGCGAAAATCGCACATTCTCGAAGATGAAAAGGGCCCGCACgatgcgcggcgcccgccgtATCGGAGACGCAGATGGCagctgggcatgggcatgttcatcatcgccaaccTGCTGGGCAGCACGGTGCAGATCTCGACGCTCCCGCTGCCGGTGCTGTCGACGCTAcaggcggccggcctggtCTTCAACTCGATCTGCGCAACCCTGATACTGAGCGAGCCCTTCACGCGGTGGTCGCTCTGCGGCACCGTCCTCGTCACGAGCGGCGCCATCCTCATTGCGATATTCGGCGCCATCCCATCCCCGGCCCACAAtctggacgagctgctggagctgctcgcccgcaagCCGTTTGTCGCCTGGATGATCTTGCAGGcactcttcgtcgtcggcactgCCATTTTGATAGACGTCATAAACCGAACCTCCAGCATATCACATAATTCTCGCTTCCGCTTGGCCCGCGGCATCACGTACGGGGTCATCAGCGGCGACCTGTCGGCCCATGCCCTGCTCTTCGCCAAgtcggccgtcgagctggtGATCAAGACGGTCGGGGGCAACAACCAGTTTTCCCACTGGGAGTCGTGGGCCATCGTCctggcgctcgtcgccctcgcgctgTGCCAGCTCTACTACCTACACCGCGGTCTGAAGCTCGTGTCTACCTCGGTTCTATACCCGCTCGTGTTTTGCGTTTACAACATCATCGCCATTTTGGACGGGTTGATATACTTTAACCAGACGAGCCTCatctcggcgctgcgcgCCTGCCTCATCGCGCTCGGAACCGTCATCTTGCTATCGGGCGTGCTGGCGCTGTCATGGCGGCTTAGCGACGAGCAACACGCGCCCGGCGTTGGCCAGTCGACACTGGCCCCTGGGCTAGGCCTCGTTGAGGATACAGAGGGCGAAGAGGAGTCCCTCTTGGGGtccgaggaggcggcggtcgaaGAAGAGGTCCCCACGTACCAAACGTTCCCAGACGTCAACGGcgagacgtcgccgctcACGCCGACGCGCAAGAAGACTTTCCGCTGGGCAGAGCGGGCCGAGATCTGGGGCGAGCTAGAGGATCAGGAGGAGCCAACCACACCGGTGGGCAGGCTGCGCTCCATTACGCTCCCGGGGCGGACGGAGTCTACACCGCTACTCTCCTCGGCTCGGAGGTCTGTGAGCGGCGCCattggcggccgcgacgacggcagcggtcCGAACAGTGAGGTGAACCCTCGCAAGCTTGGTCGCCGGCGGAGGAAAAGCACAGGCTTCCCCGGTCTCGTGGCGAGGCGCAATGTGCGGAGAAGGGACTCGTCCGGTCCGGGCTCCGGTCTCGGGCCCGGCTCCATACGAGACTTGCTCTCGCTGAGCTGGTGGACGCAacgcggcagccgcgcctcggtgagcagcgccggcgcgccgggcagtccctcgcagccgcggccctcgagcagcgacccagacgacggccagccagagagcggcggcgacagggggcgcggcgactcGGCTGTATGAGTTGGAAAGGGATACACTCTTGTTTCTGTTTTGCGTCACTATTCACGTCGGGCGGCAAATGGCGAGGCG contains the following coding sequences:
- the VMA4 gene encoding V-ATPase V1 sector subunit E (BUSCO:EOG09264OML~EggNog:ENOG503NXSD~COG:C), which codes for MSQHALSDQQVDNELRKMTAFIKQEAMEKAREIEIKANEEFEIEKSKLVRQETDAIDSQYEKKFKQATMSQQITRSTVANKTRLKVLGARQELLDNIFEAAEKQLADGAKDKAKYQKVLKGLILEGFYAMNEPKLELRARKKDYDVVKKASEQAAQEYKKETGKDVEGAIHEAHPLPEGSAGGVVIIGGNGKIDIDNTFETRLELLKDSAAPAVRQSLFGKNPNRKFFD
- a CDS encoding uncharacterized protein (EggNog:ENOG503NWA1~COG:U~TransMembrane:9 (o12-33i59-79o85-105i112-132o152-170i191-208o228-248i260-280o286-308i)); this encodes MGPFSGISPGGSIALGIIVGLISTSVQSLGLTLQRKSHILEDEKGPHDARRPPYRRRRWQLGMGMFIIANLLGSTVQISTLPLPVLSTLQAAGLVFNSICATLILSEPFTRWSLCGTVLVTSGAILIAIFGAIPSPAHNLDELLELLARKPFVAWMILQALFVVGTAILIDVINRTSSISHNSRFRLARGITYGVISGDLSAHALLFAKSAVELVIKTVGGNNQFSHWESWAIVLALVALALCQLYYLHRGLKLVSTSVLYPLVFCVYNIIAILDGLIYFNQTSLISALRACLIALGTVILLSGVLALSWRLSDEQHAPGVGQSTLAPGLGLVEDTEGEEESLLGSEEAAVEEEVPTYQTFPDVNGETSPLTPTRKKTFRWAERAEIWGELEDQEEPTTPVGRLRSITLPGRTESTPLLSSARRSVSGAIGGRDDGSGPNSEVNPRKLGRRRRKSTGFPGLVARRNVRRRDSSGPGSGLGPGSIRDLLSLSWWTQRGSRASVSSAGAPGSPSQPRPSSSDPDDGQPESGGDRGRGDSAV
- a CDS encoding uncharacterized protein (EggNog:ENOG503P667), whose translation is MPPPKPNKAAAAPGNGNILSFFRPVSLSQQQQPPPQTPPRASSSSHLPALSSPSPLPSPSPLGVRSRSATTTPAARRRLQRKEIAASDDGSEYGASSSDDSLEDLSVLLGGTARRATPMQQRTGQDPFATPRAKRTAVEFHSSPLAIIPKHKFDIKALAKDARKDSATMASSLASKMAVEESRQRAAREAAAAKAEPSEDVVAGVVAEEGGHDAHKVLRAVQRSDPGQAQLRYCFFDQEPAAPSPRPVPREGKKGPWRLLTQGSIKVREQHLVSGVPQMVVRKLNDLPDALFQWLLDDMCTQQSVIIRQECLHMISDCREQIERLLTPERLQHLFIRLGAAEDITSEDAEFPVSNPANEPYQDRDWSCLKTFLQLLWGVATHLSVPAVQYAAKTLLRMSMDRLLICSIDLLDAYQCAVQALVNAIPRSSWDSFCSEASSVLSAGIKAQSIRADSLLCLPISDRRTHDLRRRLAVAFLFQDETLGRHSAEDVVTLRTMIDLVGGPDFAITPKTDFAELKAKIVLLDVAVDDGSVGTWDDREDEKRFNDDVDELAAKLREIWRKINDSGMKLARTETKSVVEWVQQRLLTTVRTKRKAKKSVFDLPGESDAADLPRQQDYMKKFLQR
- a CDS encoding uncharacterized protein (EggNog:ENOG503P667); protein product: MPPPKPNKAAAAPGNGNILSFFRPVSLSQQQQPPPQTPPRASSSSHLPALSSPSPLPSPSPLGVRSRSATTTPAARRRLQRKEIAASDDGSEYGASSSDDSLEDLSVLLGGTARRATPMQQRTGQDPFATPRAKRTAVEFHSSPLAIIPKHKFDIKALAKDARKDSATMASSLASKMAVEESRQRAAREAAAAKAEPSEDVVAGVVAEEGGHDAHKVLRAVQRSDPGQAQLRYCFFDQEPAAPSPRPVPREGKKGPWRLLTQGSIKVREQHLVSGVPQMVVRKLNDLPDALFQWLLDDMCTQQSVIIRQECLHMISDCREQIERLLTPERLQHLFIRLGAAEDITSEDAEFPVSNPANEPYQDRDWSCLKTFLQLLWGVATHLSVPAVQYAAKTLLRMSMDRLLICSIDLLDAYQCAVQALVNAIPRSSWDSFVRALNPPAPTGPTSCNADWYSARKQARSYPPASRPRAYGRTRFCAYPSAIAGRTT